Proteins from one Myxococcales bacterium genomic window:
- a CDS encoding pantoate--beta-alanine ligase → MPPEIRRTVAEFRAHCDHVRGQGRRLGLVPTMGALHDGHLALVREAGRRSDEVAVTIFVNPTQFGPKEDFSKYPRTLALDLEKCASAGASVVFAPDVSEMYPGGEKTRVRVDSLTDHLCGSSRPGHFEGVTTIVAKLFAVAGPCVAVFGRKDYQQLKVIERMTRDLLLPVEIVGHATVREPDGLARSSRNAYLSADDRQRAVVLSASLSQAVRRFAAGERSVSRLRKPVEEAIVAAGLRPDYVTLADPEQLSPIADDALAGERALLALAVFCGPARLIDNVVLGEDPPPTPGASS, encoded by the coding sequence ATGCCTCCCGAGATCCGCCGAACCGTCGCCGAGTTTCGCGCGCACTGCGACCACGTCCGCGGCCAGGGTCGCCGACTCGGGCTCGTGCCAACCATGGGTGCGCTGCACGATGGGCATCTCGCCCTCGTGCGGGAGGCCGGCCGGCGTTCGGACGAGGTAGCGGTGACGATCTTCGTCAACCCAACCCAGTTCGGGCCCAAGGAGGACTTCTCGAAGTACCCGCGCACGCTGGCCTTGGATCTCGAGAAATGCGCGTCCGCCGGCGCATCGGTGGTCTTTGCGCCGGACGTGTCCGAGATGTACCCCGGCGGAGAAAAGACGCGCGTGCGGGTCGACTCGCTCACCGATCACCTGTGCGGGAGCTCGCGGCCCGGGCACTTCGAGGGCGTGACGACCATCGTCGCGAAGCTCTTCGCCGTGGCGGGGCCGTGTGTCGCGGTGTTCGGGCGCAAGGACTACCAACAGCTGAAGGTAATCGAGCGCATGACCCGGGATCTGCTCCTGCCCGTGGAGATCGTCGGGCACGCTACGGTGCGGGAGCCGGACGGACTCGCGCGCTCGTCGCGCAACGCGTACCTGTCGGCTGACGATCGCCAGCGAGCGGTCGTGCTGTCGGCTTCCCTCAGCCAGGCGGTGCGGCGATTCGCGGCGGGCGAGCGCAGCGTGTCGCGGCTGCGCAAGCCGGTGGAGGAGGCCATCGTCGCCGCGGGGCTCAGGCCGGACTACGTGACCTTGGCCGATCCAGAGCAGCTCTCTCCCATCGCGGACGATGCGCTTGCTGGTGAGCGGGCGCTGCTGGCGCTGGCGGTCTTCTGTGGCCCGGCGCGCCTGATCGACAACGTGGTGCTGGGAGAGGACCCGCCTCCGACGCCCGGGGCGTCGTCGTGA
- the tmk gene encoding dTMP kinase, translating to MVLEGIDGAGTTTQLQLLGMALEARGLAVHKTREPSDGPVGKLIRQYLRHGLTLESGEPRPVSWDTMALLFAADRVDHVASEIEPALARGSWVLSDRYDLSSLAYQSATAPSGDVVAWIRTLNARAMRPDLTLVLDVPPELAEGRRGARGGAEELYEKAELQRRLAQVYAGAAELIPGDRIVNVSGEGTREEVAARVLGAIDTAFGCP from the coding sequence ATCGTTCTCGAGGGTATCGATGGCGCGGGCACGACCACCCAGCTCCAGCTGCTCGGGATGGCGCTCGAAGCGCGCGGGCTGGCCGTGCACAAGACGCGTGAACCGAGCGACGGCCCCGTGGGTAAGTTGATTCGGCAGTACCTGCGCCACGGCCTGACGCTCGAGAGCGGCGAGCCACGTCCGGTGAGCTGGGACACGATGGCGCTGCTCTTTGCGGCCGACCGAGTCGATCACGTGGCCAGCGAGATCGAGCCGGCGCTGGCCCGCGGGAGCTGGGTGCTCTCGGATCGCTACGATCTGTCGAGCCTCGCCTATCAGTCGGCGACCGCGCCGAGCGGTGACGTGGTGGCGTGGATCCGAACGCTCAACGCTCGCGCCATGCGCCCGGACTTGACGTTGGTCCTCGATGTGCCACCGGAGCTCGCCGAGGGTCGACGGGGCGCGCGCGGAGGGGCCGAAGAGCTGTACGAAAAGGCCGAGCTACAGCGGCGCTTGGCGCAGGTCTACGCCGGGGCAGCGGAGCTGATTCCGGGCGATCGGATCGTGAACGTCTCCGGCGAGGGAACGCGCGAAGAGGTTGCGGCACGAGTGCTCGGCGCAATCGACACGGCGTTCGGCTGCCCATGA
- a CDS encoding sulfatase-like hydrolase/transferase, which yields MLALRRAQARLEGRRAPAPRASTPASTTGRNVLFITVDQQRYDALGVNGGRVAKTPTLDALARSGINYRRAHVQNVVCMPSRATMLTGQHPRTHGVVANGIRLPDDAPSVAEALARAGYRTALIGKAHFDPHLDPTLRYTENQLAARPHSGRWHGFEHLELATHGPIGGHHYADFIRRQHPEMVAGFSSVLTGMGGGDTGAPEVAHNPIPRELYHTDWVAERTLAWLRERTRTPEQRWFCWMSFPDPHHPFDPPLSEVRRRIDWRDLALPPGRPARADIERVLAKKPAHWRMWWQGRFTNPEGGPTAFRPGALSDDALREMHAMIHVENELIDDAVKRVLCLLVESGVDENTDIFYTSDHGELQGDLGLFFKGPYHVTSLLHIPLFWRPAPSLGISPAEITEPVGHVDLAPTFAEVAGLGTLDWMQGATLPQTSGSKRERVITTFDSQFARVGMHLETIYRDGQLCTRYLPSTRDQGGKFSLYWPIWGRGCEIPRFDGSEGELYDLNADPHQFENRFGEPEYRARRDELLADLREHLPPARREPLPVAAPT from the coding sequence ATGCTGGCGCTGCGGCGTGCTCAAGCCCGGTTGGAAGGGCGCAGGGCGCCCGCGCCGCGCGCCTCGACGCCGGCATCGACCACCGGTCGCAACGTGTTGTTCATCACCGTGGATCAACAGCGCTACGACGCGCTCGGGGTGAACGGCGGTCGCGTCGCGAAGACGCCGACGCTCGACGCTCTGGCCCGGAGCGGCATCAACTACCGTCGAGCGCATGTGCAAAACGTCGTGTGCATGCCGTCGCGAGCCACGATGTTGACCGGGCAGCATCCGCGCACACATGGCGTCGTGGCCAACGGCATCCGGCTGCCGGACGACGCACCCAGCGTCGCCGAGGCCCTGGCGCGCGCCGGGTATCGCACCGCGCTGATCGGCAAGGCCCACTTCGATCCGCATCTCGATCCGACCCTGCGCTACACCGAGAATCAGCTGGCCGCCCGTCCGCACTCGGGCCGCTGGCACGGCTTCGAGCATCTCGAGCTAGCCACCCACGGGCCCATCGGCGGCCACCACTACGCGGACTTCATTCGGCGCCAGCACCCGGAGATGGTCGCGGGGTTTTCGTCGGTGCTGACCGGCATGGGCGGCGGCGACACCGGTGCGCCCGAGGTGGCCCACAATCCCATCCCGCGGGAGCTGTACCACACCGACTGGGTGGCGGAGCGCACGCTGGCGTGGCTGCGCGAGCGTACACGCACGCCCGAGCAGCGCTGGTTCTGCTGGATGAGCTTCCCGGATCCGCACCATCCCTTCGATCCGCCGCTGTCGGAGGTGAGGCGGCGCATCGACTGGCGCGACCTGGCGCTACCGCCGGGGCGCCCGGCGCGCGCTGACATCGAGCGTGTGCTGGCCAAGAAGCCCGCCCACTGGCGCATGTGGTGGCAGGGTCGCTTCACGAATCCCGAGGGCGGCCCGACGGCATTTCGCCCGGGCGCATTGAGTGACGACGCCCTGCGCGAGATGCACGCGATGATCCACGTCGAGAACGAGCTGATCGACGACGCCGTGAAGCGAGTGCTCTGCCTCTTGGTCGAGAGCGGCGTCGACGAAAACACCGACATCTTCTACACCTCGGATCACGGCGAGCTGCAGGGGGACTTGGGGTTGTTCTTCAAGGGGCCCTATCACGTCACGTCCTTGCTCCACATCCCGCTGTTCTGGCGCCCGGCGCCGTCGCTGGGCATCTCCCCCGCGGAGATCACCGAGCCCGTGGGACACGTCGATCTGGCGCCGACCTTCGCCGAGGTAGCGGGCCTCGGCACGCTCGACTGGATGCAGGGTGCGACGCTGCCGCAGACCTCCGGCTCGAAGCGCGAGCGGGTGATCACCACGTTCGACAGTCAGTTTGCCCGCGTGGGCATGCACCTCGAGACGATCTATCGGGACGGGCAGCTGTGCACCCGTTACCTGCCGAGCACCCGAGACCAGGGCGGCAAGTTCTCACTGTACTGGCCGATCTGGGGTCGTGGCTGCGAGATCCCGCGCTTCGACGGCAGCGAAGGTGAGCTCTACGATCTGAACGCCGATCCTCATCAGTTCGAAAATCGCTTCGGCGAGCCCGAGTATCGGGCGCGGCGCGACGAGCTCCTGGCGGACTTGCGCGAGCACCTGCCCCCCGCCCGGCGCGAGCCGCTGCCCGTCGCGGCGCCGACCTGA
- a CDS encoding S-(hydroxymethyl)glutathione dehydrogenase/class III alcohol dehydrogenase, giving the protein MQIRAAVARAAGQPLSIESVELDGPRAGEVLIELKATGVCHTDEYTLSGKDSEGIFPSILGHEGAGVVLEVGAGVHSVRPGDHVIPLYTPECRQCEYCLNPKTNLCQAIRATQGKGLMPDGTSRFSSGGQPLYHYMGTSTFASHTVLPEIAVAKIRSDAPFDKVCYIGCGVTTGIGAVIHTAKVEPGSKVVVFGLGGIGLNVVQGARLVGADMIVGVDINPARRAVAEKFGMTHFVNPKELGSDLVAHLVNLTGGGADYSFECVGDVNLMRQALECCHKGWGESIIIGVAPAGTEICTRPFQLVTGRVWRGSAFGGARGRTDVPKIVDWYMDGKIDIDSLITHTLPLDRINEAFELMHAGTSIRTVVTY; this is encoded by the coding sequence ATGCAGATCCGCGCCGCAGTCGCCCGCGCAGCTGGCCAACCCCTCAGCATCGAGAGCGTCGAGCTCGACGGCCCACGCGCCGGCGAGGTCCTGATCGAGCTCAAGGCAACCGGTGTCTGTCACACCGACGAGTACACCCTCAGCGGCAAGGACTCCGAGGGGATCTTCCCGAGCATCCTCGGCCACGAGGGCGCGGGTGTCGTGCTCGAGGTCGGGGCCGGCGTGCACAGCGTGCGCCCCGGCGACCACGTGATCCCGCTCTACACCCCCGAGTGTCGCCAGTGTGAGTACTGCCTGAATCCCAAGACCAACTTGTGCCAGGCCATCCGCGCGACCCAAGGCAAGGGTCTGATGCCGGACGGCACGAGTCGGTTTTCCTCGGGCGGCCAGCCGCTCTATCACTACATGGGCACGAGCACGTTCGCGAGCCACACGGTGCTGCCGGAGATCGCGGTGGCGAAGATCCGGAGCGACGCGCCCTTCGACAAGGTCTGTTACATCGGCTGCGGTGTCACCACCGGCATCGGCGCCGTGATCCACACGGCCAAGGTCGAACCCGGGTCGAAGGTGGTGGTCTTCGGCCTCGGCGGCATCGGCCTCAATGTCGTGCAGGGCGCTCGCCTGGTCGGCGCCGACATGATCGTAGGCGTCGACATCAACCCGGCCCGGCGTGCGGTCGCCGAAAAGTTCGGCATGACCCACTTCGTCAATCCGAAGGAGCTCGGCAGCGATCTGGTAGCGCACCTGGTGAACCTCACTGGCGGCGGCGCGGACTACAGCTTCGAGTGCGTGGGAGACGTGAACTTGATGCGGCAGGCGCTCGAGTGCTGTCACAAGGGCTGGGGTGAGTCGATCATCATCGGGGTAGCGCCTGCGGGCACGGAGATCTGCACGCGACCCTTCCAGCTCGTGACCGGCCGTGTCTGGCGCGGCAGCGCGTTCGGCGGAGCCCGCGGCCGCACCGACGTGCCCAAGATCGTCGACTGGTACATGGACGGCAAGATCGACATCGACAGCCTGATCACCCACACCCTGCCCCTCGACCGCATCAACGAAGCGTTCGAGCTGATGCACGCCGGCACGAGCATCCGTACGGTCGTCACCTACTGA